The genome window GCCGTACAGACGGTTGACGAAGTAGAAGCGCTGCGCCACGCGCATGGCCAGCGCCGCGGTGGTCAGCAGCGCCACGTTCATCTGCCAGGTGCCGCTCTGGAAGATGGTCGGGAACTGGGTGGCCCACGTGCCGGCGACCTTGAGCAGCCAGAACAGCAGCAGCTGCAGGAAGATCAGATAGGCGAAGACGCTGACGAACGAGGTGACGATACCCTTGCGGTCGCGTGCGAGCAGGTACTTGGTCGCCAGCGAACCGCGCCAGCCCAGCGTTTCCCAACTCTGCAAGCCGATGCCCAGCACCCAGCGCGCCTTCTGACGGTACGAGGCGCGGAAGTTGTCGGGGAAGTATTCGCGCACGCACAGCGCCATGTGCAGGGTGCGCTCGCGCACCGGGCCCCAGCCGAACCACGACGGGCGGCGCACGCGGAACTGCACCGGGAAGCGCGCGAAGATCGAGTGCATGCCCATCGCCGCCAGGCGCGCGCCGACGTCGTAGTCCTCGGTCAGGCTGTCGGGGTTGAACGGCTGGTTGTCGCTGGCCTGGCTCAGCGCCAGCAGCGCCTTGCGCGAGAAGCAGGTGCCGACGCCGGCCGACGGCACCATGCCGGACACGCTTTCGCGCACCACCAGGTCCTTGGCGTGCCATTCGGCGAACTCGTCCATGTACACGCCGGCCACCAGCTCGTACCACTCGCGGTCCAGCGAGGTCACCGGCAACTGGATCATGTCCTTGCGCGGCAGCAGGTAATTGAAGAAGCGCAGCTCCATCGGGTGCAGCACGTCTTCGCTGTCGTGCAGGACCACGCCGGCGAAGGTGATGTCGTTCTGCTTCTCGTACTCGAAGATCGCCAGCACCAACCAGTTCAGGCAGTCGGCTTTGCTGGTCGGGCCGTCGTGCGGCACCTCGATGCGGCGCATGCGCTTGTAGCGGCGGCGCATGCGTTCCACTTCGGCGATGGTCTGCGCGTCGTTGGGATAGGTGCCGACGAAGACCATGTAGTCGTGGTAATCGAGCACGTCGATCATGTTCTCGACCATCTGCCCGATCACGTCGAACTCGGCCCAGGCCGGCACCATGATCGCCAGGGTCTGTTCCGGGCGCTGCTGCAGGTCCTGCTGGGTCAACGGCCGGTATTCGCTGCGCTGCTTGACGATCGCGCTGCGCCACAGTTCGCGCACCCAGTACCAGGCATCGATGAACAGGTCATCGAGGCTGGAGATCAGGATCACCACCGCGACCACCACGGCCGCCGTCTCCAGGAAGGCGTAGTAATTGGCCAGGTGGATGTTCCAGTACAGGCTGTCCACGAGCGATCAGTTCCCGTTCTGCGCGGCGCGGCGGCGTCGACGGATCTGCACCACGCGCGCGGCCAGCAGCATGAACGCGATCACCGCCACCAGCACCACCAGCCACACCATGTGCTGCTGCCACAGCGACTGCGGGTTGCTGTGCTCGGCCATGCGCGCGCCGGTGGGGTCCTGGCCGTCGAAGTCCTGCACCACGCCGCTGGCATCCAGCAGCGCCAGGTTGCCGCGGATCAGCCGGAACGGTTCGGCGATCTGCGGTCCCTGCGTGCCCAGCTCGCGGTAGATCACCCCGGTGCTGGCGCCGCTGCCGACCACTTCGACCAGGGCAGCGCGGTCGAGTCCGGCCAGGTCCAGCAGCACCTGCTTGCCCGGGCCGGACACCACCAGCTTGCCGTCGCGCACCGCCGCGCTCCGCGCCAGCCCCTGCGGCGCCAGCAAGAAGCTGAGGTAGGGACCGGTCGGCGCGATCGCGGTCTTGGCATCGCCGAGCTTGAGCGAGGCCTGCATCGGCGAGGCGCCGGTCGCGCCGGCGAGATGGATCACCTTGGTCAGCGACGTCGGCGCGTCCTGCAGCCAACTGCTGGGGACGAACACCTCGTGCGCGCCGGCCAGCTGCGAGGCGGCGCCGACGAAATCGGCCGCCAGGCTGCGATCGGCCAGGCGGATGTGGCTGCTGGGCAACACCGACACCGGGTAGCCGGTGGCCGGATCGTGACAGTACGGGCGCGCCGGCTGGCGCAGGAAACTGATCCGCACCTGGTTGCGCGCGGCCAGCGCGAAGCTCGGCACCGTGGCGACCAGCCGCTGCGGCTTGCCGTCGGCGTTTAGCACCTTGGCGCCCAGCAGGTAGTCGTTGAAGAAGATCGAGGCGACCGCGCCCTGCCCGGCCGGGTTCGGCGCCGCGCTGACGTCGACCACCACTTCGCTGGGCAGGCGCCCCTCGCTGGACAGCGCGCCCAGGTCGAAGTTCGCGGTGCGGTCGCCGCGCAAGACGATGTCCTGGGTCCCGGCCATGTCGCCGAGGCGGCCTAGCAGCACCACGTCCTTGTCGGCCTGCGGCAGCAGCGCCGTGCTCACCTGCAGCGCACGGCCAAGCGCATAGGCGCGCCATTGCTGGGTCAACAGACCGGCGACCTTGGCGCCGGCGCCGCTGGCGACCAGCAGGGTCGGATGCCCGCCGACCAGCGCCACCTGCACCGACGCAGTACCAGCCGGCTGCTCGAACCCTGCCATGTCGGCCTTGCGCCACGCGGCGAACGCGCTGGCCGCATCGGGCGCGGCGCTGGCGACCTGGGCGCCCAGCGCATCCAGCGCGGCGCGCACGCCGGCGCGCAACGGATCGCTCAGCACCGCCGCGTCGACCGCGAGCGGACCGCCATC of Xanthomonas translucens pv. cerealis contains these proteins:
- a CDS encoding glycosyl transferase family protein, with product MDSLYWNIHLANYYAFLETAAVVVAVVILISSLDDLFIDAWYWVRELWRSAIVKQRSEYRPLTQQDLQQRPEQTLAIMVPAWAEFDVIGQMVENMIDVLDYHDYMVFVGTYPNDAQTIAEVERMRRRYKRMRRIEVPHDGPTSKADCLNWLVLAIFEYEKQNDITFAGVVLHDSEDVLHPMELRFFNYLLPRKDMIQLPVTSLDREWYELVAGVYMDEFAEWHAKDLVVRESVSGMVPSAGVGTCFSRKALLALSQASDNQPFNPDSLTEDYDVGARLAAMGMHSIFARFPVQFRVRRPSWFGWGPVRERTLHMALCVREYFPDNFRASYRQKARWVLGIGLQSWETLGWRGSLATKYLLARDRKGIVTSFVSVFAYLIFLQLLLFWLLKVAGTWATQFPTIFQSGTWQMNVALLTTAALAMRVAQRFYFVNRLYGWEHALMSIPRMVVGNMINFMATARAWRLYLLHLLFGKRMVWDKTMHDFPSAAQLVHTRRRLGELLTTWEAIEPERLAQALRQQEGGRQQPLGRILVAQGWLDDETLAEAIAFQGDLPRAAIDVAYLQAGQFPLSVQACVQWRLLPLPSDTPGEVAVAVSNALSEDEQARLLHDLDASVLRQAIARESEINAGLRLISGESYRVDAVPLLGDLLVELRLIARDQFERVLDGYRPQRDGRIGDHLVKKGVATQAAISAAVREQHRRANQPHGGIGGALPT